A genomic window from Sulfurimonas paralvinellae includes:
- a CDS encoding ATP-binding cassette domain-containing protein → MQNVLEVENLTFGYSKEKILFNDLSLSLAKGELKAIVGESGAGKSTIFELILQNRKPKSGKIRVTQNISEVFQDPYSSFHPSYTLYNQIADVASLNELDKYLTSLNLEAKLLHKLPHELSGGQLQRASILRAMLMKPDLLLLDEPTSALDNVIQLDVMKMLMEHLEDIGMLLITHDMDLASWCADEIITI, encoded by the coding sequence TTGCAAAACGTTTTAGAAGTAGAAAATCTTACTTTCGGTTACTCAAAAGAGAAAATACTTTTTAACGACCTCTCTCTTTCTCTTGCAAAAGGAGAGCTCAAGGCGATAGTAGGTGAGAGCGGAGCAGGGAAAAGTACCATTTTTGAGCTTATTTTGCAAAACAGAAAGCCAAAGAGCGGAAAGATAAGAGTTACTCAGAATATTTCGGAAGTCTTTCAGGATCCCTACAGCTCTTTTCATCCAAGTTATACTCTCTATAATCAGATAGCAGATGTTGCATCATTGAATGAACTTGACAAATACCTGACAAGCCTTAATCTTGAAGCCAAACTACTGCATAAGCTGCCGCATGAACTCTCAGGAGGACAACTGCAACGTGCTTCGATTCTGCGGGCAATGCTGATGAAACCCGATCTGCTTTTGCTTGACGAGCCGACATCTGCATTGGACAATGTTATTCAGCTTGATGTGATGAAGATGCTTATGGAACATTTAGAGGATATTGGAATGCTGCTTATCACACATGATATGGATTTAGCTTCATGGTGTGCCGATGAGATTATTACAATCTAA
- a CDS encoding hemerythrin domain-containing protein, whose amino-acid sequence MSSIKEYLTNDHRRCDDVFAAMEEKAGFSLAEAKELTEKFVTDMEHHFQMEERVMFPEFEQKTGMTMGPTEMMRQEHSQMRNLMSQLLAAIENDDKDKFFGLSETLMILLQQHNMKEEQMLYTMAQQHLSAEADRIIEMMDSLIVE is encoded by the coding sequence ATGAGCAGTATAAAAGAGTATTTGACAAATGATCACAGACGATGCGACGATGTCTTTGCCGCAATGGAAGAAAAAGCCGGCTTTTCGCTTGCTGAAGCAAAAGAGCTGACAGAAAAATTCGTAACAGATATGGAACATCACTTTCAAATGGAAGAGCGTGTCATGTTTCCAGAGTTTGAACAAAAAACGGGAATGACAATGGGACCGACGGAGATGATGCGTCAAGAACACTCACAGATGCGTAATCTCATGTCACAACTCTTGGCAGCAATAGAAAATGATGATAAAGATAAGTTCTTCGGACTTTCTGAAACATTGATGATCCTTCTTCAGCAGCATAACATGAAAGAAGAACAGATGCTCTATACAATGGCGCAACAGCACCTTAGTGCGGAAGCTGACCGTATAATAGAGATGATGGATTCTTTAATCGTTGAGTAG
- the purS gene encoding phosphoribosylformylglycinamidine synthase subunit PurS has translation MKAIVNVFLKAGVLDSQGKAVHHALDSLHFNGVEDVRVGKQIVLKLNESDKEKAMADVTKMCEELLANTVIEDYTIELV, from the coding sequence ATGAAAGCAATCGTAAACGTATTTTTAAAAGCAGGTGTTTTGGATTCTCAAGGAAAAGCAGTGCATCATGCACTCGATTCTCTTCATTTTAATGGTGTTGAAGATGTTCGTGTCGGTAAACAGATCGTACTTAAACTCAATGAGAGCGATAAAGAAAAAGCAATGGCAGATGTAACAAAAATGTGCGAAGAGCTGCTGGCAAATACTGTTATTGAAGATTACACTATAGAGCTTGTATAA
- a CDS encoding thioredoxin family protein, translating to MFKKIIIMTALLSVALFGADLHWAKDYTSGIAQAQKENKPVLFIISSHSCKYCLLLDRTTLKDDKVVNALNKDFIAIRSWTDKGDYIPQVLAQNTPGLPGIWFLFPNGDPMYQPLLGYVQAPNFQEALGIVKSEFDKNNKRVKK from the coding sequence ATGTTTAAAAAAATAATAATAATGACAGCACTTTTGAGTGTTGCGCTTTTTGGTGCCGATCTTCATTGGGCTAAAGATTATACAAGCGGCATTGCACAGGCGCAAAAAGAGAACAAACCGGTTCTTTTTATCATATCAAGTCACTCATGCAAATATTGTCTTTTACTTGACCGCACTACGCTTAAAGACGACAAAGTTGTCAACGCACTCAACAAAGACTTTATAGCGATTCGTTCATGGACGGACAAAGGTGATTACATTCCGCAGGTATTGGCACAAAACACACCGGGACTTCCGGGAATATGGTTCTTGTTTCCAAACGGAGACCCAATGTATCAGCCTCTTTTAGGCTATGTTCAAGCACCGAATTTTCAAGAGGCACTCGGTATTGTAAAAAGTGAATTCGATAAAAATAATAAGAGAGTAAAAAAATAA
- the crcB gene encoding fluoride efflux transporter CrcB, whose protein sequence is MNLTLLLFIGAGGFFGAISRFLIATNVQKFSGSFFPYGTLSVNVLGSFIIGFAAMFFAQSVQPEYKAFVITGFLGALTTFSTFSLENVNMLQDGEFTSFGINIFLNVTLTITATILAVVLFKKLYA, encoded by the coding sequence ATGAATCTTACACTTTTACTCTTCATCGGTGCAGGCGGATTCTTTGGTGCGATCTCAAGATTTTTGATCGCTACGAACGTTCAAAAGTTCTCAGGCTCATTTTTCCCTTATGGAACACTCTCTGTCAATGTACTTGGAAGCTTCATCATAGGTTTTGCTGCAATGTTCTTTGCACAGAGCGTACAGCCTGAGTATAAAGCTTTTGTTATTACAGGATTTTTAGGAGCGCTGACAACATTTTCCACATTCTCTTTAGAAAATGTCAATATGCTGCAAGATGGAGAGTTTACAAGTTTCGGCATCAATATATTTTTAAATGTAACACTGACAATTACTGCTACGATTCTGGCTGTAGTACTCTTTAAAAAGTTGTATGCTTAG
- a CDS encoding shikimate kinase — protein sequence MKNNIVLIGFMGVGKGSVAREVVKHSDYIAIDTDDLIESMENRKIKAIFEQEGEKYFRKLEKHIAKWLEKSVRNTLISTGGGFYKQENLKNIGTIVLLDSGFDAIIKRIKEHPNATKKLKKRPLLSDLKAARKLYEERRPEYLKLADVVIDVTNKSAKECAKELLKKVKKHV from the coding sequence ATGAAAAATAATATAGTACTAATTGGGTTTATGGGTGTCGGCAAAGGCAGTGTCGCGCGTGAGGTTGTTAAACACTCTGATTATATCGCCATTGATACAGATGACTTGATTGAGAGCATGGAAAACAGAAAGATCAAAGCGATTTTTGAGCAAGAGGGTGAAAAATACTTCCGAAAACTTGAAAAACATATAGCAAAATGGCTTGAAAAAAGTGTGCGAAATACGCTTATCTCAACAGGCGGCGGGTTTTATAAACAGGAAAATTTAAAAAATATAGGTACAATTGTACTTCTTGATTCTGGTTTTGATGCTATTATCAAAAGAATAAAAGAGCATCCAAATGCTACAAAAAAATTGAAAAAAAGGCCACTGCTTTCTGATTTGAAAGCGGCTCGTAAACTTTATGAAGAGAGGCGTCCGGAGTATCTCAAACTTGCGGATGTTGTGATCGACGTAACGAACAAAAGCGCAAAAGAGTGCGCAAAAGAACTACTTAAAAAGGTAAAAAAACATGTTTAA
- the nrfD gene encoding NrfD/PsrC family molybdoenzyme membrane anchor subunit — MVHESLAATHAVVTLDVALPDVFWGWFVTMNMWAKSIGTGLVFMLFLLLRKNPDEMKGLRTSTLIVSFIFMNIFLLFTLADLHQPFRMWHIFFYPHWTSAITVGAWMATVFVGLEFLMIILGFKKQTEAFDKLLFWVTLLAIPVTLYTAGIMAESTARELWQMPTESVQMILAATLSGSAAIILLGGSKLSDETKQFFGAILGLSALMAFIIYMSEYIFGAMKAEEVAAILHYVKGDGEYATMFWIGQWVAYILPMLLVALARVSKSSSMLSLASILAIVGLWVVKHVWLVIPQLLPLS, encoded by the coding sequence ATGGTACATGAATCTTTAGCTGCAACACATGCAGTAGTAACTTTGGATGTAGCTTTACCAGACGTATTTTGGGGCTGGTTCGTTACAATGAATATGTGGGCGAAAAGTATCGGTACTGGTTTAGTATTTATGCTTTTCTTATTATTAAGAAAAAATCCTGATGAGATGAAAGGTCTGAGAACTTCAACACTTATCGTTTCATTTATTTTTATGAATATTTTCTTACTTTTTACTCTTGCTGATTTACATCAACCGTTTAGAATGTGGCATATCTTCTTTTATCCTCACTGGACATCGGCAATTACAGTTGGTGCATGGATGGCAACGGTTTTTGTAGGTTTAGAATTTTTAATGATTATTCTTGGCTTCAAAAAACAAACGGAAGCTTTTGATAAACTTCTTTTCTGGGTAACACTACTTGCTATTCCTGTTACATTGTATACTGCAGGAATTATGGCAGAATCAACTGCACGTGAATTGTGGCAGATGCCGACAGAATCAGTACAAATGATTTTAGCAGCGACTTTAAGTGGTTCTGCAGCAATTATTTTACTTGGCGGTTCAAAACTCAGTGATGAGACAAAACAATTCTTTGGTGCAATTTTAGGTCTAAGTGCATTGATGGCATTTATCATCTATATGTCAGAGTATATCTTCGGTGCAATGAAAGCTGAAGAAGTTGCTGCTATCTTACACTATGTAAAAGGTGACGGTGAATATGCAACAATGTTCTGGATTGGACAATGGGTTGCTTATATCTTGCCAATGTTGTTAGTAGCTCTTGCTAGAGTAAGTAAAAGTAGTAGTATGTTAAGTCTTGCTTCTATTTTAGCAATCGTAGGTCTGTGGGTAGTTAAACATGTTTGGCTGGTAATTCCACAATTATTACCACTAAGTTAA
- the purQ gene encoding phosphoribosylformylglycinamidine synthase subunit PurQ, whose translation MKVSILQFPGTNCEYDTQYAFKKLGATTQIVWHRSESIPSDTDLLVVAGGFSYGDYLRSGAIAKFSPVMKAVASYAQKGGKVLGICNGFQVLTEARLLPGALKRNEGLHFISKHHHLRVENNDNLFLKKLNNGDVVNIPIAHHDGNYYINEEGLRELEENGQILLRYTDENGEIKNPNGSVESIAGVCNKEKNVFGLMPHPERAMEEVLGSADGVAMLQGFLES comes from the coding sequence ATGAAAGTTTCCATTTTACAATTTCCCGGGACAAACTGCGAATATGACACACAGTATGCATTTAAAAAACTAGGAGCCACTACCCAGATCGTTTGGCACAGATCAGAGTCAATTCCGAGTGATACCGATCTTTTGGTCGTTGCCGGAGGATTTTCTTACGGAGACTACCTTCGCAGCGGTGCTATAGCGAAGTTTTCACCTGTAATGAAAGCGGTTGCTTCGTATGCCCAAAAAGGAGGAAAAGTACTTGGTATTTGTAACGGCTTTCAGGTTTTGACAGAGGCAAGACTCCTCCCTGGTGCGCTTAAACGCAATGAAGGGCTTCACTTTATCTCAAAACATCACCATCTGCGTGTTGAGAATAACGATAATCTCTTTTTAAAAAAACTGAATAACGGTGATGTTGTCAATATCCCAATCGCACACCATGACGGAAACTACTATATCAATGAAGAAGGGCTGCGTGAGCTTGAGGAAAACGGACAGATTTTACTTCGATATACAGATGAAAATGGGGAGATAAAAAACCCTAACGGTTCTGTAGAGTCTATTGCCGGTGTTTGCAATAAAGAAAAAAATGTTTTTGGTCTTATGCCGCACCCGGAACGTGCTATGGAAGAAGTTTTAGGAAGTGCTGACGGCGTAGCGATGCTGCAAGGATTTCTAGAGTCGTGA
- a CDS encoding S41 family peptidase — protein sequence MKNKKFITFGFISVALSLSFVLSSTLFAKETNVKKASTEKSRLEALSKFTKVISIVQEYDVDPVTIEELIDKALDGMMKNLDAHSNYLTEKDYKRLQVQTDGEFGGLGITVGMKDGALTVIAPIDGTPADKAGLKSGDIILKIDNKSTLGMTIDEAVSLMRGKVGDPIDLTIVREGETKPLSIHIVRDIIKIESVHAKMVGKDILYIRVSSFDKKVVEDVSKAIKKKKSVAKGIILDLRNNPGGLLDQAVGLVDLFVNSGVVVSQKGRRAVETKEYSAHAANTLTDMPLVVLINGGSASASEIVSGSLQDHKRAVLIGENTFGKGSVQVVLPITKTEAIKLTIARYYLPSGRTIQAVGVKPDIQVLPGELKTFKNEFAIKEADLKKHLEKELEKVDGKKSKTKEDKKDKKDIITPKMLEKDLQLKEGVDIIKALIITKG from the coding sequence ATGAAAAACAAAAAGTTCATTACCTTCGGATTTATTTCCGTTGCACTCTCTCTTAGTTTTGTACTCTCTTCAACGCTCTTTGCAAAAGAGACAAATGTAAAAAAAGCGAGTACGGAAAAATCTCGACTTGAAGCACTTTCAAAATTCACAAAAGTTATTAGTATTGTCCAAGAGTACGATGTCGATCCGGTGACAATTGAAGAGCTCATTGACAAAGCACTTGACGGCATGATGAAAAATCTTGATGCACACTCCAACTATTTGACTGAAAAAGATTATAAACGTCTGCAGGTACAAACTGACGGTGAATTTGGCGGTCTTGGCATCACAGTCGGCATGAAAGACGGTGCCCTTACTGTCATTGCCCCTATAGACGGAACTCCGGCAGACAAAGCCGGCCTAAAGTCAGGTGACATCATCTTAAAAATCGACAACAAATCAACGCTTGGAATGACTATTGATGAAGCGGTATCATTGATGCGTGGTAAAGTCGGTGACCCGATCGACCTGACAATAGTACGCGAGGGAGAAACGAAGCCGCTCTCTATTCACATTGTACGTGACATTATCAAAATAGAATCTGTTCATGCAAAAATGGTCGGCAAAGACATTCTATACATTAGGGTTTCAAGCTTTGATAAAAAAGTAGTTGAAGATGTCTCCAAAGCCATTAAAAAGAAAAAATCCGTAGCCAAAGGAATCATTCTTGACCTGCGTAATAATCCTGGCGGGCTTTTAGATCAGGCTGTGGGACTTGTTGACCTGTTTGTCAATAGCGGTGTTGTCGTTTCTCAAAAAGGACGACGTGCCGTTGAGACAAAAGAGTACAGTGCCCATGCAGCAAACACTTTAACAGACATGCCTCTTGTTGTTCTTATCAATGGCGGAAGTGCGAGTGCAAGTGAAATCGTCAGCGGCTCACTGCAAGACCATAAACGTGCCGTTCTCATAGGAGAGAACACCTTTGGAAAAGGAAGTGTACAGGTTGTGCTGCCTATTACAAAAACAGAAGCTATCAAATTAACAATAGCCCGTTATTATCTTCCAAGCGGACGTACTATTCAGGCTGTTGGTGTCAAACCTGATATTCAAGTCCTTCCTGGTGAATTAAAAACATTTAAAAATGAATTTGCGATCAAAGAAGCAGACTTGAAAAAGCATCTTGAAAAAGAGCTTGAAAAAGTTGATGGAAAAAAATCGAAAACTAAAGAAGATAAAAAAGATAAAAAAGATATAATTACGCCAAAAATGTTGGAAAAAGATTTACAACTTAAAGAGGGCGTTGATATTATCAAAGCACTTATCATTACAAAAGGATAG
- a CDS encoding 4Fe-4S dicluster domain-containing protein, giving the protein MQLGFLVDLHLCMGCKGCEIACKVENEVPLSTWRLRVKYVDVGTFPETKRTFTPLRCNHCENAPCERICPVSALHYIENGIVNIDKERCIGCAGCVMACPYGAIYIDPETQTADKCTYCAHRIASSMMPACVVACPVEANIFGDLDDPTSNISKYIQDNRDVQVRKPEKGTNPHHFYVGASQAHLNPLASEREEGYNLFNNITHLPLGGHH; this is encoded by the coding sequence ATGCAATTAGGTTTCCTAGTTGATTTACATCTTTGTATGGGATGTAAAGGTTGTGAGATCGCATGTAAAGTGGAAAATGAAGTTCCGCTTAGTACATGGAGACTTCGTGTCAAATATGTAGATGTGGGAACATTCCCAGAAACAAAAAGAACATTTACACCGCTGAGATGTAATCACTGTGAGAATGCTCCGTGTGAAAGAATCTGTCCGGTATCTGCTCTTCACTATATTGAAAACGGAATTGTTAATATTGATAAAGAGCGATGTATCGGTTGTGCCGGTTGTGTTATGGCTTGTCCGTATGGTGCTATCTATATTGACCCTGAAACACAAACTGCTGACAAGTGTACATACTGTGCGCACCGTATTGCATCATCTATGATGCCTGCTTGTGTTGTTGCATGTCCTGTTGAAGCAAATATCTTTGGTGACCTTGATGATCCAACTTCAAATATTTCTAAATATATTCAAGATAACAGAGATGTTCAAGTTCGTAAACCAGAGAAGGGTACGAACCCTCACCACTTCTATGTTGGCGCTTCTCAAGCACACCTGAATCCTCTTGCGTCTGAAAGAGAAGAAGGTTATAACCTGTTCAACAATATTACACATCTTCCACTAGGAGGGCATCACTAA
- a CDS encoding DUF6166 domain-containing protein, whose amino-acid sequence MAGNLKGKYFVASRGFYGTNSVTYKNIEIDVAKYNHDYANPITSFDWGNTEKGANLLANAILSTIASPTVARIYANKYTQDVIQKFQEDEWKMEAIEVARWVNKNTNYKIDIDEDDELKAKEDEAKRKEEEAAKEARRIKREEEFQRQVREKLAKRAHDSEKTKKEAHKILTNNVVDNLCKELNIKYETLAKILDVELDTINNWRLENEMPKLARKAMEFYKAGVSFKEKNSQLKAQNNNLQEQLDKKETEMSLFEKDLNNYKKFITSLDIPQIYKKFKEL is encoded by the coding sequence ATGGCTGGAAATCTCAAAGGTAAATATTTCGTTGCCTCACGCGGCTTTTACGGTACAAACTCCGTGACATATAAAAATATTGAGATAGATGTTGCCAAATATAATCATGACTATGCAAACCCGATTACCAGCTTTGACTGGGGCAATACTGAAAAAGGTGCCAATCTCCTTGCCAATGCAATTCTCAGTACAATTGCCTCTCCCACTGTTGCCAGAATATATGCAAATAAATACACACAAGACGTCATTCAAAAATTCCAAGAAGATGAATGGAAAATGGAAGCTATCGAAGTGGCGCGCTGGGTCAACAAAAATACAAACTACAAAATAGATATAGATGAAGATGACGAGCTAAAAGCCAAAGAAGACGAAGCTAAGAGAAAAGAAGAAGAGGCAGCCAAAGAAGCACGTAGAATAAAACGCGAAGAAGAGTTTCAAAGACAAGTACGGGAAAAACTTGCCAAACGAGCTCACGACAGTGAAAAAACAAAAAAAGAAGCGCACAAAATTCTCACAAATAATGTTGTTGATAATCTTTGTAAAGAGTTGAATATCAAGTATGAAACACTTGCTAAAATTCTGGATGTCGAACTCGATACTATCAACAACTGGCGGCTTGAAAACGAAATGCCGAAACTTGCCAGAAAAGCTATGGAATTTTACAAGGCAGGTGTCTCTTTTAAAGAGAAGAATTCTCAACTAAAAGCACAAAACAACAATCTTCAAGAACAACTCGATAAAAAAGAGACAGAGATGTCACTTTTTGAAAAAGATCTCAACAATTATAAAAAATTTATAACCTCTTTGGATATCCCGCAAATTTACAAAAAATTCAAAGAACTTTAA
- the hisD gene encoding histidinol dehydrogenase: MIFIKSTDTDFNENFQELLGRGKMDIAYVSSIVGGIIDEIKANKNKALFEHIAKFDNWTPKNDDDLKISQESMSKAYDNLDKALKDSLHLAYERIKLYHEKQKPKSWFDTEANGTILGQKVTPVDSAGLYIPGGKAAYPSSLLMNVIPAQVAGVENIVVCTPTPDNEPNELLLAACHLCGVDQVYKVGGASAIAAMAYGTQNIPKVDVVTGPGNIFVATAKKMVFGDVNIDMIAGPSEIGILADDSANPSHMAIDLLSQAEHDEMASSILITPSQKLADAVEKEIENWLQKLPREAIARKSIEERGAIIVTKDMDAAVSLMNEIAPEHLEVATMSPFELLPYIKHAGAIFLGHNTPEAIGDYVAGPNHTLPTGGTAKFYSPLGVEDFMKKSSIISFSSAAINEIGEECALIANTEGLTAHEQSVRVRLTK; the protein is encoded by the coding sequence ATGATATTTATAAAATCAACTGACACTGATTTCAATGAGAATTTCCAAGAGCTTTTAGGTCGTGGAAAGATGGATATTGCTTATGTTTCAAGTATAGTAGGCGGCATTATAGATGAGATAAAAGCAAATAAGAATAAGGCGCTTTTTGAACACATTGCAAAGTTTGACAATTGGACGCCGAAAAATGATGATGATTTGAAAATTTCTCAGGAGTCTATGAGCAAAGCCTATGACAATCTTGATAAAGCACTCAAAGATTCACTTCATTTGGCATATGAGAGAATTAAACTCTATCATGAAAAACAAAAACCAAAATCATGGTTCGACACAGAAGCAAACGGGACTATTTTAGGGCAAAAAGTGACGCCTGTCGATAGTGCAGGGCTTTATATTCCAGGTGGGAAAGCGGCTTACCCGTCATCACTTTTAATGAATGTTATTCCTGCGCAGGTTGCGGGTGTTGAGAACATTGTTGTCTGTACGCCGACACCTGACAATGAACCAAACGAGCTTCTTTTAGCTGCATGTCACCTTTGCGGTGTCGATCAGGTTTACAAAGTAGGGGGCGCATCGGCAATAGCCGCGATGGCTTATGGGACTCAAAATATTCCTAAGGTCGATGTTGTTACGGGACCGGGAAATATCTTTGTTGCGACTGCAAAAAAGATGGTCTTCGGTGATGTCAATATTGACATGATAGCAGGACCTAGTGAGATCGGAATACTTGCCGATGACAGTGCTAATCCTTCACACATGGCAATTGATCTGCTTTCACAGGCTGAGCATGATGAGATGGCAAGTTCAATTTTAATAACACCATCGCAAAAGTTAGCCGATGCTGTAGAAAAAGAGATAGAAAATTGGCTGCAAAAACTGCCGCGTGAGGCAATCGCCAGAAAATCGATCGAAGAACGCGGTGCCATTATTGTAACAAAAGATATGGATGCAGCGGTAAGCCTCATGAACGAGATAGCTCCTGAACACTTGGAAGTAGCTACAATGAGTCCGTTTGAACTGTTACCGTACATCAAACATGCCGGAGCGATCTTTTTAGGGCACAATACGCCTGAAGCCATCGGTGATTATGTCGCAGGCCCAAATCATACACTCCCAACAGGAGGAACCGCAAAATTCTATTCACCGCTCGGTGTAGAAGATTTTATGAAAAAAAGTTCCATCATCTCTTTTAGCTCTGCAGCTATAAACGAGATAGGCGAAGAGTGTGCACTTATTGCCAACACTGAAGGCTTGACTGCACACGAACAGTCAGTAAGAGTTCGTTTAACCAAATAA
- the purC gene encoding phosphoribosylaminoimidazolesuccinocarboxamide synthase gives MEKRDLLYEGKAKKIWSTDDENLVISEFKDDLTAFNGEKKSSEAGKGALNNKISTELFKLLDENGIPTHFVKMLDDNHMLHKRADVILIEVIVRNIATGSLSRNLGIEDGKVLPFTLVEFDYKNDELGDPKLNDQHALILGLVDFQDELDKLRRMARQVNDILKPYFAEKGLNLVDFKLEFGKDKDGNIILIDEISPDNCRFWDIESGEKMDKDRFRQGLGGLTVAYEQVLNRILGK, from the coding sequence ATGGAAAAAAGGGATCTACTTTATGAAGGTAAAGCAAAAAAAATATGGTCAACGGATGATGAAAATCTAGTTATTTCAGAGTTTAAAGATGATTTGACTGCTTTTAACGGTGAAAAAAAATCTTCTGAAGCAGGAAAAGGTGCACTTAACAATAAGATAAGTACCGAACTTTTCAAACTTCTAGATGAAAACGGCATACCGACACACTTTGTAAAAATGCTTGATGACAACCATATGCTGCATAAACGTGCAGATGTAATTTTGATAGAAGTCATCGTTCGTAACATTGCAACCGGTTCACTCTCCCGTAATCTTGGCATAGAAGATGGAAAAGTACTTCCTTTTACCCTCGTTGAGTTCGACTATAAAAATGATGAACTCGGTGATCCTAAACTCAATGACCAGCATGCCCTTATCCTCGGACTTGTAGATTTTCAAGATGAACTTGACAAACTACGCCGCATGGCAAGACAGGTCAATGATATACTCAAACCATACTTCGCCGAAAAAGGTCTCAATCTCGTTGATTTTAAACTTGAGTTTGGAAAAGACAAAGATGGGAATATCATCCTTATTGATGAGATCTCGCCTGACAACTGCCGTTTTTGGGATATAGAGAGTGGTGAAAAGATGGATAAGGACCGATTTCGCCAAGGACTTGGCGGACTAACTGTCGCTTATGAACAAGTTTTAAATAGAATATTAGGAAAATAA
- a CDS encoding lysophospholipid acyltransferase family protein: protein MKILAHINWAIATAIIFANLALSIVLYPIVRRPYSRKIPAWIIRITTFFTVTVKGEEDPAAQMFLINHQSDLDIAIMETVSKKDLAWVAKKELFDVPFFGLAMSMPEDIPIERQSKSSLVRLMKNAKDRLNKGRVITIFPEGTRSRNAKMLPFKSGAKVVADKYQLKVQPVVLIATAECYDIKRFYYMPKNITVVFLDSFVADKNDENWLSDLRNKMQEVYDKEQKGALS, encoded by the coding sequence ATGAAGATACTTGCTCACATTAACTGGGCAATAGCGACAGCTATAATTTTTGCCAATCTGGCACTCTCCATTGTGCTCTACCCTATTGTGCGTCGTCCATATTCCCGAAAGATTCCTGCTTGGATCATCCGAATAACAACTTTTTTTACAGTGACGGTAAAAGGTGAGGAAGATCCTGCTGCACAGATGTTTCTCATCAACCATCAAAGCGATCTCGATATTGCGATTATGGAGACAGTCTCAAAAAAAGATCTTGCATGGGTTGCAAAAAAAGAGCTCTTTGATGTTCCTTTTTTTGGACTTGCCATGAGTATGCCTGAAGACATCCCAATAGAAAGACAGAGCAAATCTTCTTTGGTGAGATTGATGAAAAATGCAAAAGACAGGCTCAACAAAGGACGTGTTATCACTATCTTTCCAGAAGGCACTCGCTCACGCAACGCTAAAATGCTTCCTTTTAAAAGCGGTGCAAAGGTCGTTGCTGACAAGTACCAACTAAAAGTACAACCTGTAGTGCTCATTGCTACAGCAGAGTGTTACGATATAAAACGTTTTTATTATATGCCAAAAAATATTACTGTAGTCTTTCTAGACTCTTTCGTTGCAGATAAAAATGATGAAAATTGGCTGAGTGATCTACGAAATAAAATGCAAGAAGTATATGATAAAGAACAAAAAGGAGCACTATCATGA
- a CDS encoding DUF190 domain-containing protein — protein sequence MKRYLGHKKILRIYIDTIDKYNGNPLWEMILKEVKKEQLSGATVIKAIAGLGAFTEMRSFKVWALAQELPLVIEIIDDEEKIRPFIEHIDTMIDNGLVTITDTEVIKYKHENFNTEVE from the coding sequence ATGAAACGTTACCTGGGACATAAAAAAATCTTACGTATCTATATAGACACCATTGACAAATATAATGGAAATCCTCTTTGGGAAATGATACTTAAAGAGGTGAAAAAAGAGCAATTATCCGGTGCTACTGTTATTAAAGCCATCGCTGGACTTGGTGCTTTTACAGAGATGCGAAGTTTCAAAGTATGGGCTTTAGCACAGGAGCTGCCGCTCGTTATTGAGATTATTGATGATGAAGAGAAGATACGCCCTTTTATTGAACATATTGATACGATGATTGACAATGGACTTGTAACAATTACAGATACAGAAGTTATCAAATATAAACATGAAAATTTCAATACAGAAGTAGAATAA